The following coding sequences lie in one Lolium perenne isolate Kyuss_39 chromosome 2, Kyuss_2.0, whole genome shotgun sequence genomic window:
- the LOC127334365 gene encoding uncharacterized protein — MSGISLAVGPRFGSDNNAADRQPPATMLGGVMGSLRVIELQLVAFIMVFSMSGLVPLIDLAFPVFTTLYLLVLSRLAFPSLHHKLDDDAAATHSAASQEIFRGSTLFQVYVVIGTTVGLFLPLAHVLGGFARGDDAAVRSATPHLFLLSCQILTENIIGSLGVFSPPLRALVPLLYTVRRVFVIVDWVYDVWTNKLVTRTAPVQDKAWVWFGRYLAVANLVYFSINLFVFLIPKFLPRAFETYFHTRDEVYAKTAEDKRSRDMSSVDDDGAAKSNVSKKAD; from the exons ATGTCGGGGATCTCGCTGGCCGTCGGGCCGCGGTTTGGCTCGGACAACAACGCGGCGGATCGGCAGCCGCCGGCGACGATGCTCGGGGGTGTCATGGGGTCGCTCCGCGTCATCGAGCTCCAGCTCGTCGCCTTCATCATGGTCTTCTCCATGTCCGGCCTCGTCCCGCTCATCGACCTCGCCTTCCCGGTCTTCACCACGCTCTACCTCCTCGTCCTCTCCCGCCTCGCCTTCCCTTCGCTCCACCACAAGCTcgacgacgacgccgccgccacccactCCGCCGCGTCCCAGGAGATCTTCCGCGGCAGCAC GCTGTTCCAGGTGTACGTGGTGATTGGCACCACGGTGGGCCTGTTCCTGCCGCTGGCGCACGTCCTGGGCGGGTTTGCGCGCGGCGACGACGCCGCCGTGCGGTCCGCGACGCCGCACCTGTTCCTGCTCTCCTGCCAGATCCTGACGGAGAACATCATCGGCTCGCTCGGCGTCTTCTCGCCGCCGCTGAGGGCGCTGGTGCCGCTGCTCTACACCGTGCGCCGCGTCTTCGTCATCGTCGACTGGGTCTACGACGTGTGGACCAACAAGCTCGTCACCCGCACCGCCCCCGTGCAG GACAAGGCGTGGGTCTGGTTCGGGAGGTACCTCGCCGTGGCGAACCTCGTCTACttctccatcaacctcttcgtcttcctcatccccaAATTCCTGCCCCGTGCCTTCGAGACCTACTTCCACACACGCGACGAGGTCTACGCCAAGACGGCGGAGGACAAGCGTTCGAGGGATATGTCGTCCGTGGACGATGACGGCGCCGCCAAATCGAACGTCTCCAAGAAGGCCGACTGA